In the genome of Calothrix sp. PCC 6303, the window TTTTGATTATTTATGCGATCATTTCCTAAGCCTAAGCCGACCGTAGGTAATTGAGCGATGCTAGTTGAGCGTACCTCAGATTGTGACTGAGGGTAGCTTAGGAAAATCCGAAAAATCGGTAGCTGTAGCTGCAACGAGGTGAAACTAGGTTTACTGATTCCTGTGATTTGCTGGTGTTTTAGCAAGATATTACCCATGGTACCCATAAATAAATACTCCACTACCACAGCCGCTGATTCCCAACTTGATTGGAAATCGGCAACAAATTTAGAAGTAGAGATGGGGTTGGTAGTTATCACAGAAAATTTCACCTATTGATCATTCCTTTAAACATACTACACTTGTATTACTGTCCTGTCCATACCCAATCAAGGAGAAAAACATGCATACCATCCTACGCACCCCAACCACTGACATGGAAGTTACCAGTATCCGTTTGGAGCGGGAACTTAAGGAAAAACTCAAAGAAATATCCGGAAATCAAGGATATCAAGCTTTAATTCGAGATATTCTTTGGAACTATGTACAACAAAAATCAGGAGAGTGGAAACCTCGCTTTTCCCAAGATGATATTCGTGTAACTCTCGCGGCAACAGCACAGCAGGAGGAACGTTGTGCTCTAACTGGACAACTAATTTCACCTCAACAACAAATGCTATTAGGCTTAACCCAAAGTGGTGATATGGTACCTCTGAGCCTTGGAAGTTTACCTGCTTAAAATTTTACTCAACTTAAAACACCAATTAAGAGCGCCTAGTTGAGATTTTTGTAAAGAATTCTTAACTAGGCTATTTTTAATCTGACCAAAGCAAAACCGGTACAAGCATCCTCTTTTAAGGGGAAAAGTTTTTGCTTAAACCCCCCTACTGCTTACTGCCCTCATTGACAAAATTCCATGGGCTGGAAAGAATTATTTTGATTCCGATGATTTAACCGCTCTGACATAAGGGGTGATATAACCCTTGACAGAAGAAATTTTCAGATTAATAACTAAAATTATCAAAAAAGTAATTACTACAGTAGAATACATTACTCACGGCTTCTCTTGTAGTTGTACCTAAATGACTGTATTCCCGTAAAATTATCAAAAAGGCTACTGAAAAATGAATTGATGTCAGTGTTAACGCGGACAAGGCTGACCGAGCCTTCATGTTAAGTATAGAGAAATTACGGTTTATGTATAGTTATAGACACGATATCCTGTGTCAGATGACGAATTAAAAATCGGGCTAAAAATTTTAAAGCCTATAAAATCCCTATATTGTTAATATATTTTCCTGTAATGTTAATATTTTTTTACTTAGTTACCCATTTCATCTGTATACTTGGTGATTTTGTCATCTGAAATAGAAAAGGGCTATAACAGGTGAGAGAAACTTTTAGTTTGATCTCTAGGGGCATTTGGGGTGCAGCTACAAAACAGAGGGTAACAGATTACCAGGAGGGTGGGTAGCAGGATAATGGGTTCAATATTTAAAAGCGTGCCAGAAATAAAGCAGCATTTACCATCGCCGCTTTTTCAACCAAATGGCACAAATGGAGTACAACAACACCCACATGGAACGCTGATGCAGCATCAGGAGAAACTAGGACACCAGTTAGCTGAAAAAATTAGTCAAATAATCGCAGGTTCCTCAACTCCATCGGGGATGCTGCGAGAGATTGCTCAGGTATTGGGAGAAACATTCGGTACCGATTCCTGCTGTTTAGTGACGGTTAGTGATGAATCTACAGAAGTCATTACGGGCAACTGGTGCATTCCAGAATACCTAAAAACATCTAATCCAGAACAGGTTTTTGCGGCTGAACAGCTAGATTTACCTCTAATTCAATCTGCCGCAGAGCCGCTAAATATAGAGGATATTTCCCTAATTGAAGATAGTTTAATTAGCGGATGCCAGAATCTACCAGTACCTATTAAGACTGTTTTGGCGATTCCTACTAAGTTTGCTGGTAAAAATAACGGTGTTGTGAGTTTAATTAGAGCGCAACCCTATGATTGGAATCAATCTGAGAAGGAATTACTAAACTACTTAGAATCGCTGTGTGCGATCGCATTTTCCCAAGTAGCCCAGTTACAGCTACTAAATTCACAACAGCAGTTTTTCCAAACCTGCACTCAACACCAAAGTTTAATTACACAATTATCTATACTTAGTCGCACCAATTTGGAGCTAAACCAAATGCTGCAATTGGTGATTACTGCAACTGCCCAAGCAATGGATGCGGATCGCGGCTTACTTATATTACTCAAATATACTGATCCTTTATTTAGAATCCGACCCAGAAAACACGTTCCTAAAGCCAAAGCAACTGTTGTTGGAGAATGGTCAAAGCCAGGTGTTAATTTAGGTTTTGAACCGCTAAGTGAATCACAAAAGTCTTTCCTAATCTCCGATTGTGGTTTATCTCAACGAGCTTTTTCCGAACCCAGTAAACCCACTATCATTAATGCTGTGACTGATTTTAGAGATCACACTGCCGCAGCAGCAGCATTTGTTCTGAATAAATTACCGACGGTACTTTTAATGCCGCTGGAAACTCAAGGCAGAATCCTGGGATTTGTGGTACTCCAGCAGGCAACACCCCGACGCTGGCAACCTCCGGAGTTGAATATTACCGCTTTAGTGTGCGCTCAAGTTAGTAACTCTATCATTCAGTCCCAAACTCTACGTCAAGTACAGACTTTGGTGGATGAGCGGACAGCACAACTTCAGAGAAGTTTGGAAGTACAAGCTAAATTGTACGAAAAAACCCGCCAGTATGTAGAGCAATTGCGGAGATTGAATGAGCTTAAGGACGAATTCCTAAGCAACATGAGTGATAGACTTCGCTACCCACTCACGAATATGCGGATGGCATTAAAAAATCTTCGGCAACCAGATTTACCAACCGATCGGCAAACTCGGTATCTAGATATCCTAGAATCTGAATGTAGTAAGGAAATTAATCTAATTAATGACTTATTGACAATTCAAAAGCTGGAATCCCATCCTCAACCACCTGATTTAGAGAAAATTGATCTTAATCAGAGAATGCAACAGGCAGCGGCAACTTTCGCAGCCAAAATGGCAGAGAAAAATTTAAGTATTACCTTAGATTTACCTGCTGAACCTTTGACTTTGGAAACAGAGGTGGAAAGCTTTGACCGAATTCTGCAAGAATTATTAACAAACACAACAAAATACTCTCAAGCGGCTACCACAGTGGCGATTGAGGTGAATCATGAGCTCAGTGAGCAAATTGATCAGGTTATCATTAAGGTGATTAATACTGGTACTGGTATCTCTGAAGAAGAGGCTACTTACATTTTTGATAAGTTCTATCGCGGAAAAGGACGCTGGACTCCTGGTACTGGCTTGGGATTAGCTTTGGTGAAATCATTAGTACAGCATTTAAATGGGAAAATTTCTGTCGAAAGTATTCCCATCGAAGATTCAGACTTTAGTGAGGTTTGCTTCACTATCACACTGCCACAATTCCCGACTGACATTGATGAGATGGAAGTAAAATGATCGTTTTTTCTAGTTTTAAATAATTATTACAGTGATAGAAAAACTTACTAATACAAATAAATTTGACATTCATACCGATGAAATTGGCTATGATGCCTGCTCCGAAGCAGATTTAGAATTAGATGCAAGCTTTGGTGACGGACTAGATTTGGCAGCGGTAGAAGTGGAAGTTGAAAAAGTTGCCGAACGTCAACGCCAAATTACTGCCACAGTTGAAATTCCCCGTCCTCCAGAAGCTGTATGGCAGGTACTGACAGATTATGAGGCATTGCCTGATTTTATTCCAAATTTGGCTAAAAGTCGCCGCTTAGATCATCCTCGTGGGGGAATTAGGGTGGAACAAATTGGTTCCCAGCGGTTGATGAAGATGAATTTTTCTGCACGAGTTGTTCTGGATTTGGAAGAATCTTTTCCCCAGGAAATTAATTTCCAGATGGTGGAAGGTGATTTGAAGGCTTTTTCTGGTACCTGGTTGCTAACTTGTTGTAGCAATGATGGCAAAGCGGGAACGAGGCTGTGTTATAAAATTTTGGTACATCCCAAAATAACTATGCCTGTGGGCATGATTGAGAGGCGATTGAGCCAGGATCTGAAAGTTAACTTGTTGGCGATACGCGATCGCGTTATTTCTTTAACTCAGGAAATCTAAATGAATCGGATTTCAATTCAAGTTTCAATTCAAAAACAAATTAGGCTGACGAAGAGTGATACTGTCAATCTTTGTCAACCTAATTTTGCTAATTTATTTAATACCCCCAAGGGAATTCGAATCCCTGTTACCTCCGTGAAAGGGAGGTGTCCTAGGCCTCTAGACGATGGGGGCTTGTTCCAATCGACAATTACTAAGTTAACAACTTATCCAATAAATGTCAACACTTGACAACAGCTTTTTTCTAGTTTAGTTCCAGTTGCCACTGCTGCTAGACTAATTGAGCAACATTCCTCTGAAAATCTCTCACATATTTAGATGATAGGTAGCTGATCAAACGCTTACACAATCAACCTTGAAACCACAGAGCTTTAGCTCGTTTTTCGGTAAGATATACCAATGACTATAAAACTCAGAAAAAATCGACACCCCAGATCTCAAGCCAAGGGATTCAAACATCGCCATTTAAATCAGCAATATGGAAGCATCGTTTGAAATTACTCTTCAGGTGGTGATTTCAGTCACTGCTGGAATCACCGCTCAGGTTTTAGCCGCATATCTGCGGCTGCCAAGTATTGTGTTTTTACTTCTATTTGGCATATTTTTGGGTGCTGATGGTGTTGGGTTGTTGCATCCCCAATTGTTAGGTAGTGGTTTAGAAGTCATCGTGGCGCTGGCAACAGCGATTATTCTGTTTGAAGGTGGATTAAACCTAGATTTGAGAGAGTTAGGCAAGGTTTCCGTCACGTTGCAACTTTTAGTGACAATGGGAACCCTAATTACTTTGATTGGTGGCAGTATGGCAGCCCATTGGTTAGGTGAATTTCCTTGGGCGATCGCATTTCTCTACGGATCAATTGTAGTGGTGACAGGACCTACCGTCATTGCACCTCTACTGAAACACATCAGTGTTGATAGGCAGGTGGCAACCCTCCTAGAAGGGGAAGGAGTGTTAATTGACCCGGTGGGGGCAATTTTAGCTTTTGTCGTCCTAGATACGATTCTCAGTGGTGATTCTGACCC includes:
- a CDS encoding SRPBCC family protein, whose translation is MIEKLTNTNKFDIHTDEIGYDACSEADLELDASFGDGLDLAAVEVEVEKVAERQRQITATVEIPRPPEAVWQVLTDYEALPDFIPNLAKSRRLDHPRGGIRVEQIGSQRLMKMNFSARVVLDLEESFPQEINFQMVEGDLKAFSGTWLLTCCSNDGKAGTRLCYKILVHPKITMPVGMIERRLSQDLKVNLLAIRDRVISLTQEI
- a CDS encoding ATP-binding protein, with the protein product MGSIFKSVPEIKQHLPSPLFQPNGTNGVQQHPHGTLMQHQEKLGHQLAEKISQIIAGSSTPSGMLREIAQVLGETFGTDSCCLVTVSDESTEVITGNWCIPEYLKTSNPEQVFAAEQLDLPLIQSAAEPLNIEDISLIEDSLISGCQNLPVPIKTVLAIPTKFAGKNNGVVSLIRAQPYDWNQSEKELLNYLESLCAIAFSQVAQLQLLNSQQQFFQTCTQHQSLITQLSILSRTNLELNQMLQLVITATAQAMDADRGLLILLKYTDPLFRIRPRKHVPKAKATVVGEWSKPGVNLGFEPLSESQKSFLISDCGLSQRAFSEPSKPTIINAVTDFRDHTAAAAAFVLNKLPTVLLMPLETQGRILGFVVLQQATPRRWQPPELNITALVCAQVSNSIIQSQTLRQVQTLVDERTAQLQRSLEVQAKLYEKTRQYVEQLRRLNELKDEFLSNMSDRLRYPLTNMRMALKNLRQPDLPTDRQTRYLDILESECSKEINLINDLLTIQKLESHPQPPDLEKIDLNQRMQQAAATFAAKMAEKNLSITLDLPAEPLTLETEVESFDRILQELLTNTTKYSQAATTVAIEVNHELSEQIDQVIIKVINTGTGISEEEATYIFDKFYRGKGRWTPGTGLGLALVKSLVQHLNGKISVESIPIEDSDFSEVCFTITLPQFPTDIDEMEVK